One region of Quercus lobata isolate SW786 chromosome 2, ValleyOak3.0 Primary Assembly, whole genome shotgun sequence genomic DNA includes:
- the LOC115977238 gene encoding CBL-interacting serine/threonine-protein kinase 6-like, with product MGDNKCKDGNSTLLHGKYELGRLLGHGTFAKVYHARNLKSGKSVAMKVVGKEKVIKVGMMEQIKREISVMKMVQHPNIVELHEVMASKSKIYFAMELVRGGELFSKIAKGRLREDLARVYFQQLISAIDFCHSRGVYHRDLKPENLLLDEEGNLKVTDFGLSAFTEHLRQDGLLHTTCGTPAYVAPEVIGKKGYDGAKADLWSCGVILYVLLAGFLPFQDDNIVAMYRKIYRGDFKCPPWFSSEARRLITKLLDPNPMTRITIAKIMDSSWFKKSAPKSILTKEEQEFQEYEKSPFKQSETLNAFHIISLSEGFDLSPLFEEKKREEKEELRFATTRPASSVISTLEEVAAKSGNFSVKKSESRVRLQGNESGRKGKLAIAAEIFAVTPSFLVVEVKKDNGDTLEYKQFCSKELRPALKDIVWTSPADDSTLLA from the coding sequence ATGGGTGACAACAAGTGTAAAGATGGTAATTCAACGTTGCTACATGGGAAATACGAGCTGGGTCGGCTTCTGGGTCATGGTACTTTCGCCAAGGTGTACCATGCCAGGAACTTGAAGTCTGGGAAGAGCGTGGCGATGAAGGTTGTGGGCAAAGAGAAAGTGATCAAAGTGGGTATGATGGAGCAGATCAAGAGGGAAATCTCGGTGATGAAGATGGTACAGCATCCAAACATAGTCGAGCTCCACGAAGTTATGGCGAGCAAATCCAAGATCTACTTCGCCATGGAGCTCGTACGTGGAGGCGAGCTGTTTTCGAAAATCGCTAAGGGTCGGCTAAGAGAAGACCTGGCGAGAGTGTATTTCCAACAACTCATCTCCGCCATCGATTTCTGCCACAGCCGTGGAGTCTACCACCGAGATCTCAAGCCCGAGAACTTGCTCTTAGACGAAGAAGGCAATTTGAAAGTCACCGATTTCGGTCTCAGCGCTTTCACTGAGCATTTGAGGCAAGATGGGTTGCTACACACAACGTGTGGCACACCGGCTTATGTGGCGCCTGAGGTGATTGGAAAGAAAGGCTACGATGGTGCTAAAGCTGATCTTTGGTCCTGTGGAGTTATCCTGTATGTTCTTCTGGCTGGATTTTTGCCATTTCAGGACGATAATATTGTGGCCATGTATAGGAAGATTTACAGAGGTGACTTCAAGTGTCCACCATGGTTTTCTTCAGAAGCTAGGAGGCTGATTACAAAGCTTCTCGATCCGAATCCGATGACAAGAATCACAATCGCGAAAATCATGGATTCTTCTTGGTTCAAAAAGTCAGCACCCAAGTCAATCCTAACTAAAGAGGAGCAAGAGTTTCAGGAGTACGAGAAGTCACCATTCAAACAGTCCGAGACTCTGAATGCGTTCCACATAATATCGTTGTCTGAAGGGTTCGACTTGTCGCCGCTGTtcgaggagaagaagagggaggagaagGAGGAGCTGAGGTTCGCGACGACGAGGCCGGCGAGCAGTGTGATATCGACGCTGGAGGAGGTGGCGGCGAAGAGTGGGAATTTCAGTGTGAAGAAGAGCGAGTCGAGGGTGAGACTTCAAGGAAACGAGAGTGGACGTAAAGGGAAGCTGGCTATTGCGGCGGAGATTTTCGCCGTGACGCCGTCGTTtctggtggtggaggtgaagaAAGACAATGGCGATACCTTGGAATACAAACAGTTCTGCAGTAAGGAGCTCCGGCCGGCTCTTAAAGACATCGTTTGGACCTCGCCGGCCGACGATTCCACACTACTTGCTTAA